One Cedecea neteri DNA segment encodes these proteins:
- the efeB gene encoding iron uptake transporter deferrochelatase/peroxidase subunit, with product MSNKDNTGAHQPARRQLLKTLGALGGAFAVGGGCPMAAHAANPASSPGTLPPDGRLESQPLYGEHQAGILTPQQAAMMLVAFDVLASDKADLERLFRLLTSRFDFLTSGGPAPDTPNPRLPPMDSGILGAEIYPDNLTITVSAGSSLFDERFGLQKQMPKKLQAMTSFPNDSLDASLCHGDLLLQICANTNDTVIHALRDIIKHTPDLLSVRWKREGFISNHAARSRGKETPINLLGFKDGTANPDSHDKPLMDDVVWVTKQQQEPAWATGGSYQAVRIIQFHVESWDRTPLKEQQTIFGRDKHSGAPLGMKNEHDVPDYAADPDGDVIALDAHIRLANPRTKETQSGLIMRRGYSYSLGATKSGQLDMGLLFVCYQHDLEKGFLAVQGRLNGEALEEYVKPIGGGYFFALPGVPDKQHYLGQGLIEAI from the coding sequence ATGAGCAATAAGGATAACACCGGCGCGCACCAACCGGCGCGCCGCCAGCTGCTGAAAACACTGGGCGCCCTTGGGGGCGCTTTTGCCGTGGGCGGCGGCTGCCCGATGGCGGCCCATGCGGCGAATCCGGCCTCTTCGCCGGGCACGCTGCCGCCGGATGGTCGTCTTGAAAGCCAGCCGCTGTATGGCGAACACCAGGCCGGGATTCTGACACCTCAGCAGGCTGCCATGATGCTGGTGGCGTTTGACGTGCTGGCCAGTGACAAAGCTGACCTTGAACGTCTGTTCCGCCTGCTGACTTCTCGCTTTGATTTCCTGACCAGCGGCGGTCCGGCGCCGGATACGCCAAATCCACGATTGCCGCCGATGGACTCCGGTATTCTTGGGGCGGAAATCTACCCGGATAACCTGACGATCACGGTTTCCGCCGGCAGCTCGCTGTTTGACGAGCGTTTTGGCCTGCAAAAGCAGATGCCGAAAAAGCTACAGGCAATGACCAGCTTCCCGAATGATTCGCTGGATGCCAGCCTGTGCCACGGCGATTTGCTGCTGCAGATTTGCGCCAACACCAACGACACGGTGATCCATGCGCTGCGCGATATTATTAAGCACACGCCAGATCTCCTCAGCGTGCGCTGGAAGCGGGAAGGGTTCATTTCCAACCATGCGGCGCGCAGCCGGGGGAAAGAGACGCCGATTAACCTGCTGGGCTTCAAAGACGGCACGGCTAACCCGGACAGCCATGATAAGCCGCTAATGGACGACGTGGTGTGGGTGACGAAGCAGCAGCAGGAGCCGGCCTGGGCTACCGGTGGCAGCTATCAGGCCGTGCGCATTATTCAGTTCCACGTCGAGTCCTGGGACCGCACGCCGCTGAAAGAGCAGCAGACTATTTTCGGGCGTGACAAGCACAGCGGGGCGCCGCTGGGCATGAAAAATGAGCATGATGTGCCGGACTACGCCGCCGACCCTGACGGTGATGTGATCGCGCTGGATGCCCACATTCGCCTGGCAAACCCAAGGACGAAAGAGACGCAATCGGGGCTGATTATGCGGCGGGGTTACAGCTATTCGCTGGGCGCCACCAAGTCCGGCCAGCTCGACATGGGGCTGCTGTTCGTCTGCTACCAGCATGACCTTGAGAAAGGCTTCCTTGCGGTGCAGGGCAGGCTGAACGGCGAGGCGTTGGAAGAGTACGTGAAGCCGATTGGCGGCGGGTATTTCTTCGCGCTGCCGGGCGTGCCGGATAAGCAACATTATCTGGGGCAGGGGCTGATAGAGGCGATATAA
- a CDS encoding DMT family transporter, which translates to MSAPLSRYKFSVKPQEALLILITMFWGGTFLAVQYAMTMSDPFFFVGLRFATAAIAVGLLSLKSLRGLTWLEIKAGMMIGVAIAIGYSMQTWGLQTIPSSKSAFITAMYVPVVPLLQWICLGRMPGLMSWIGVALAFVGLIFLAGPEGTSLSLGAGEIITLIGAVAIAAEIILISAWAGKVDIKRVTVVQLATASLVSFAAMVPAGESVPHFSPGLVVIALGLGIFSAIIQVTMNWAQRSVSPTRATVIYTGEPVWAGIFGRMAGERLPVLALVGGALIVLGVLVSELKLKRKKAANAERGWQEDTEGEGV; encoded by the coding sequence ATGTCTGCGCCATTAAGCCGTTATAAATTCTCCGTTAAGCCGCAGGAAGCGCTGCTTATCCTTATCACCATGTTCTGGGGCGGTACGTTCCTGGCCGTACAGTACGCCATGACGATGAGCGACCCGTTTTTCTTTGTTGGTCTGCGCTTCGCCACCGCCGCCATTGCCGTCGGGCTGCTGTCGCTAAAATCTCTGCGCGGATTAACCTGGCTTGAAATCAAAGCGGGGATGATGATCGGCGTGGCGATTGCCATCGGCTACAGCATGCAGACCTGGGGGCTCCAGACGATCCCTAGCAGCAAATCCGCCTTTATTACCGCGATGTACGTGCCCGTTGTGCCTCTCCTGCAGTGGATTTGCCTTGGCCGTATGCCGGGGTTGATGTCCTGGATTGGCGTCGCGCTGGCGTTTGTTGGCCTGATTTTTCTTGCCGGGCCGGAAGGCACCAGCCTCTCACTAGGGGCAGGGGAAATCATTACGCTTATCGGTGCCGTGGCCATTGCCGCCGAGATAATCCTGATCAGCGCCTGGGCGGGGAAAGTGGATATCAAGCGTGTGACCGTGGTGCAATTGGCAACGGCTTCGCTGGTGTCGTTCGCGGCGATGGTCCCAGCCGGGGAAAGCGTGCCGCATTTCAGCCCTGGCCTGGTGGTGATTGCCCTGGGGCTGGGGATTTTCAGCGCCATCATTCAGGTAACGATGAACTGGGCGCAGCGCAGCGTGTCACCGACCCGTGCCACGGTTATTTATACTGGTGAGCCAGTCTGGGCGGGGATCTTTGGCCGCATGGCTGGCGAGCGCCTCCCGGTGCTTGCGCTGGTCGGCGGGGCGTTGATCGTGCTCGGCGTGTTGGTGAGCGAATTGAAGCTTAAGCGCAAGAAAGCGGCAAACGCGGAGCGCGGCTGGCAGGAAGATACCGAAGGCGAGGGCGTCTGA
- the efeU gene encoding iron uptake transporter permease EfeU, with translation MFVPFLIMLREGLEAALIVSLIASYLKRTQRGQWIAVMWIGVFAAAALCLGLGIFINETTGEFPQKEQELFEGIVAVIAVFILTWMVFWMRKVSRNVKVQLEQAVDNALHSKGNHGWALIMMVFFAVAREGLESVFFLLAAFQQDVGIWPPLGAMLGLATAIVLGFLIYWGGIRLNLGAFFKWTSLFILLVAAGLAAGAVRAFHEAGLWNHFQDIAFDMSNTLSTHSLTGTLLEGIFGYQETPTVSEVAMYFIYLIPALVLFFMPPRVNNQATNTAR, from the coding sequence ATGTTTGTTCCGTTTCTCATCATGTTACGCGAAGGGCTGGAGGCAGCGCTCATCGTCAGCCTGATTGCCAGCTACCTGAAGCGTACCCAGCGCGGCCAGTGGATAGCCGTGATGTGGATTGGCGTTTTTGCCGCCGCTGCACTTTGCCTGGGCCTCGGTATCTTTATCAATGAAACCACCGGCGAGTTCCCGCAGAAAGAGCAGGAGCTGTTTGAGGGGATCGTGGCGGTGATCGCCGTGTTTATTCTGACCTGGATGGTGTTCTGGATGCGTAAAGTGTCCCGCAACGTCAAGGTGCAGCTGGAGCAGGCGGTGGATAACGCGCTGCACAGCAAAGGCAACCACGGCTGGGCGCTGATCATGATGGTCTTTTTCGCCGTCGCGCGCGAAGGCCTGGAGTCGGTGTTCTTCCTGCTGGCAGCTTTCCAACAGGACGTTGGCATTTGGCCACCGCTAGGGGCGATGCTCGGCCTGGCCACCGCCATCGTTTTAGGCTTCCTTATTTACTGGGGCGGAATTCGCCTCAACCTGGGGGCATTCTTTAAATGGACCAGTCTGTTTATTCTGCTGGTCGCCGCAGGCCTTGCCGCCGGCGCCGTGCGCGCATTCCACGAAGCCGGGCTGTGGAACCACTTCCAGGATATAGCGTTTGATATGAGCAACACGCTCTCCACCCACTCGCTTACCGGCACCTTACTTGAGGGGATTTTTGGCTATCAGGAAACCCCAACCGTGAGCGAAGTGGCGATGTACTTCATCTATCTGATTCCGGCGCTGGTGCTGTTCTTTATGCCGCCGCGCGTGAACAACCAGGCGACCAATACGGCTCGTTAA
- the rutR gene encoding HTH-type transcriptional regulator RutR gives MAAANDIKTPGRRSKAVAAKKQAILDAALAFFSQYGIHGTSLEQVAERAEVSKTNLLYYYPSKEALYIAVLKQILDIWLAPLRAFREDLQPLVAIGEYIRLKLEVSRDYPQASKLFCLEMLQGAPLLKGELTGDLKALVDEKSAIIAGWVASGKLAAIDPHHLIFMLWATTQHYADFASQVEAVTGNTLQDEDFFRRTVENVQRMIIEGIRVR, from the coding sequence ATGGCCGCTGCCAATGATATCAAAACCCCTGGACGCCGCTCGAAAGCCGTCGCCGCCAAAAAACAGGCCATTCTTGACGCTGCGCTGGCGTTTTTTTCGCAATACGGCATCCACGGCACCAGCCTTGAGCAGGTAGCCGAGCGGGCCGAGGTGTCAAAAACTAACCTGCTTTATTACTACCCTTCCAAAGAAGCGCTCTACATCGCGGTGCTGAAGCAGATCCTGGACATCTGGCTGGCACCGCTGCGGGCCTTTCGGGAAGATCTGCAGCCGCTGGTGGCAATTGGGGAATACATTCGCCTCAAGCTTGAAGTTTCGAGGGATTACCCGCAGGCCTCTAAGCTGTTTTGCCTGGAGATGCTGCAGGGCGCGCCCCTGCTGAAAGGCGAGCTGACGGGCGACCTGAAAGCGCTGGTAGATGAGAAGTCGGCGATCATTGCGGGTTGGGTCGCGAGCGGTAAACTGGCGGCGATCGATCCGCATCACCTGATTTTCATGCTTTGGGCCACGACTCAGCACTACGCGGATTTTGCCAGCCAGGTTGAGGCCGTCACCGGCAACACGCTGCAGGATGAAGATTTCTTCCGCCGCACGGTGGAAAACGTGCAGCGGATGATTATTGAGGGGATTCGGGTGAGGTAA
- a CDS encoding lysozyme inhibitor LprI family protein, which yields MKRVCLLVGGLLLSGVALADGCDSAATQADMNQCYAAEYKKQDERLNKTYKEVMSRATDKQKEMLKKAQNAWISFRDADCDFMSSGAEQGSVYPMVRANCLADKTLERTELLKGTLECEEGDVSCVLPPK from the coding sequence ATGAAACGCGTGTGTTTACTTGTTGGCGGGCTGCTGCTGAGCGGAGTCGCCCTGGCCGACGGCTGTGATTCCGCCGCCACCCAGGCCGATATGAACCAGTGTTATGCCGCAGAGTATAAAAAGCAGGACGAGCGGCTGAATAAAACCTACAAAGAAGTGATGTCCCGGGCAACCGACAAGCAAAAAGAAATGCTCAAAAAGGCGCAGAACGCGTGGATTTCCTTCCGCGATGCGGACTGTGATTTTATGAGTTCTGGCGCGGAACAAGGTTCGGTCTACCCTATGGTACGCGCCAACTGCCTGGCGGATAAAACGCTGGAACGTACCGAGCTGCTGAAAGGCACGCTGGAGTGTGAAGAGGGCGACGTAAGCTGCGTCCTGCCTCCTAAGTAA
- the putP gene encoding sodium/proline symporter PutP, with translation MTISTPMLVTFLVYIFGMILIGFIAWRSTRSFDDYILGGRSLGSVVTALSAGASDMSGWLLMGLPGAIFISGISESWIAIGLTLGAWINWKLVAGRLRVHTEVNNNALTLPDYFTGRFEDSSRLLRIISALVILLFFTIYCASGIVAGARLFESTFGMSYETALWAGAAATILYTFVGGFLAVSWTDTVQASLMIFALILTPVMVIIAVGGLDDSLMVIKQKSIENVDMLKGLNFVAIVSLMGWGLGYFGQPHILARFMAADSHHTIVNARRISMTWMILCLAGACAVGFFGIAYFNNNPEQAGAVTQNGERVFIELAQILFNPWIAGILLSAILAAVMSTLSCQLLVCSSAITEDLYKAFLRKGASQKELVWVGRMMVLVVALVAIALAANPENRVLGLVSYAWAGFGAAFGPVVLFSVMWSRMTRNGALVGMIVGAATVLVWKQFGWLGLYEIIPGFAFASLAIVAVSLLGKAPSASMQKRFAEADAVYHTAPPSKLQPE, from the coding sequence ATGACAATTAGCACACCGATGCTGGTGACCTTCCTCGTTTATATCTTTGGCATGATTCTCATCGGCTTTATCGCCTGGCGTTCAACCCGCAGCTTTGACGACTATATTCTTGGCGGCCGCAGTCTCGGGAGCGTGGTGACCGCGCTGTCGGCTGGCGCCTCGGATATGAGCGGCTGGCTGTTAATGGGGTTGCCAGGCGCAATCTTCATCTCCGGCATTTCAGAAAGCTGGATCGCCATCGGCCTGACCCTGGGGGCATGGATCAACTGGAAATTAGTGGCGGGGCGCCTGCGCGTTCACACTGAAGTGAACAACAATGCGCTGACGCTGCCGGATTACTTTACCGGGCGCTTTGAAGACTCCAGCCGCCTGCTGCGTATTATCTCGGCGCTGGTGATCCTGCTGTTCTTCACCATATATTGTGCATCCGGCATTGTGGCCGGGGCGCGCCTGTTTGAAAGCACCTTTGGCATGAGCTACGAAACGGCGCTGTGGGCCGGGGCGGCGGCGACAATCCTCTACACCTTCGTGGGGGGATTCCTGGCGGTGAGCTGGACGGATACCGTGCAGGCCAGCCTGATGATCTTTGCCCTGATTCTGACGCCGGTAATGGTGATCATTGCCGTCGGCGGCCTCGATGATTCCCTGATGGTGATCAAGCAGAAGAGCATCGAAAACGTCGATATGCTGAAAGGGCTGAACTTTGTCGCTATCGTTTCGCTGATGGGCTGGGGCCTGGGCTACTTCGGCCAGCCGCATATTCTGGCGCGCTTTATGGCGGCGGATTCACACCACACCATCGTAAACGCACGCCGCATCAGTATGACCTGGATGATCCTCTGCCTGGCGGGCGCCTGTGCGGTGGGTTTCTTCGGGATTGCCTACTTTAACAACAACCCTGAGCAGGCCGGGGCGGTGACGCAAAACGGCGAGCGGGTGTTTATCGAACTGGCGCAAATTCTGTTCAACCCGTGGATTGCCGGGATACTGCTCTCCGCGATTCTGGCGGCGGTGATGTCCACGCTGAGCTGCCAGCTGCTGGTGTGCTCCAGCGCGATTACCGAAGATCTGTACAAAGCTTTCCTGCGTAAAGGGGCGAGCCAGAAAGAGCTGGTGTGGGTAGGGCGCATGATGGTGCTGGTGGTGGCGCTGGTTGCGATTGCCCTGGCCGCTAACCCGGAAAACCGCGTGCTTGGCCTGGTCAGCTATGCCTGGGCCGGTTTTGGCGCAGCGTTTGGCCCGGTGGTGTTGTTCTCGGTGATGTGGTCACGTATGACCCGCAACGGGGCGCTGGTGGGGATGATTGTCGGGGCGGCAACCGTGCTGGTCTGGAAACAGTTTGGCTGGCTGGGGCTGTACGAAATCATTCCAGGTTTCGCTTTCGCCAGCCTTGCGATAGTGGCGGTGAGCCTGCTGGGCAAAGCACCTTCAGCCTCCATGCAGAAGCGCTTCGCCGAAGCCGATGCGGTTTATCACACCGCGCCGCCGAGCAAGCTGCAGCCTGAGTAG
- the efeO gene encoding iron uptake system protein EfeO — MTKHFRLKALHVALLALVSSTFAAQAADIPQVKVTVTDKQCEPMNVTVNAGKTQFIIQNNSQKALEWEILKGVMVVEERENIAPGFSQKLTANLQPGEYDMTCGLLTNPKGKLVVKATGKQEAPKSDLLALTGPITEYKAYVTAEVAELVKGTKAFTDAVKAGDLEKAKALYAPTRQHYERIEPIAELFSDLDSSIDAREDDFEKKADDPKFTGFHRLEKILFGDNTTKDAAQFADKLNADVLDLQTRVSELAFPPSKVVGGAAGLIEEVAATKISGEEDRYSHTDLWDFQANVDGAQKIVDLLRPQLTKENPALLAKVDANFKKVDAILAKYRTKDGFETYDKLTDNDRKALKGPITTLAEDLSQLRGVMGLD; from the coding sequence ATGACCAAACATTTTCGTCTGAAGGCACTGCACGTTGCGCTGCTCGCGCTTGTCTCTTCCACGTTTGCCGCGCAGGCAGCGGACATTCCCCAGGTAAAAGTCACCGTCACGGATAAACAGTGTGAGCCGATGAATGTGACCGTGAACGCCGGGAAAACCCAGTTCATTATCCAGAATAACAGCCAGAAAGCGCTGGAGTGGGAGATCCTGAAAGGGGTGATGGTGGTGGAAGAGCGTGAGAACATCGCGCCGGGCTTCTCCCAGAAACTGACCGCCAACCTGCAGCCGGGTGAATACGACATGACCTGCGGCCTGCTGACCAACCCGAAAGGCAAGCTGGTGGTGAAAGCGACCGGCAAACAGGAAGCGCCTAAATCCGATCTGCTGGCCCTGACCGGCCCAATCACCGAATACAAAGCTTATGTGACCGCTGAAGTTGCTGAGCTGGTGAAAGGCACCAAAGCCTTTACCGATGCGGTGAAAGCCGGCGATTTAGAGAAAGCCAAAGCCCTGTATGCGCCAACCCGCCAGCATTATGAGCGTATTGAGCCGATCGCCGAGCTGTTCTCTGACCTCGACAGCAGCATCGATGCCCGTGAAGACGATTTCGAGAAAAAAGCGGATGACCCGAAATTCACCGGCTTCCACCGCCTGGAGAAGATCCTGTTTGGCGACAACACCACCAAAGACGCCGCGCAGTTTGCCGACAAGCTGAACGCCGACGTGCTGGATCTGCAGACTCGCGTTTCCGAGCTGGCCTTCCCGCCGAGCAAAGTGGTTGGTGGCGCAGCTGGCCTGATTGAAGAAGTCGCGGCGACCAAAATCAGCGGGGAAGAAGATCGCTACAGCCACACTGACCTGTGGGACTTCCAGGCGAACGTCGACGGCGCACAGAAAATTGTTGACCTGCTGCGTCCTCAGTTGACCAAAGAGAACCCGGCTCTGCTGGCGAAAGTGGATGCCAACTTCAAGAAAGTTGACGCCATTCTGGCGAAGTACCGCACCAAAGACGGGTTTGAAACCTACGACAAGCTGACGGATAACGATCGTAAGGCGCTGAAAGGGCCAATTACCACGCTTGCGGAAGATTTGTCTCAGCTGCGTGGCGTGATGGGCCTGGACTAA
- the putA gene encoding trifunctional transcriptional regulator/proline dehydrogenase/L-glutamate gamma-semialdehyde dehydrogenase, whose translation MGTTTMGVKLDEATRERIKEAASRIDRTPHWLIKQAIFNYLERLESSDELPELPALLAGAANESEESPVQPEEVAQPFLDFAEQILPQSVSRAAITAAWRRPETDAVPMILEQARLAPAIAEQTQKLAYQLADKLRNQKTASGRAGMVQSLLQEFSLSSQEGVALMCLAEALLRIPDKATRDALIRDKISNGNWHSHIGRSPSLFVNAATWGLLFTGRLVSTHNEASLSRSLNRIISKSGEPLVRKGVDMAMRLMGEQFVTGETIAEALANARKLEEKGFRYSYDMLGEAALTAADAQAYMVSYQQAIHAIGKASNGRGIYEGPGISIKLSALHPRYSRAQYDRVMEELYPRLKSLTLLARQYDVGINIDAEEADRLEISLDLLEKLCFEPELAGWNGIGFVIQAYQKRCPFVIDYLVDLATRSRRRLMIRLVKGAYWDSEIKRAQVDGLEGYPVYTRKVYTDISYLACAKKLLAVPNLIYPQFATHNAHTLAAIYNLAGQNYYPGQYEFQCLHGMGEPLYEQVVGKIADGKLNRPCRIYAPVGTHETLLAYLVRRLLENGANTSFVNRIADATLPLDELVADPVSAVEAMAAKEGQPGLPHPKIALPKALYGAERTNSSGLDLANEHRLASLSSALLNSAAQKWQATPVLEQPVIEGELTPVKNPAEPTDIVGYTREATSEEVSLALENAVNHAPIWFATPPQERAAILERAAVMMESRMQQLIGILVREAGKTFSNAIAEVREAVDFLHYYAGQVRDDFDNETHRPLGPVVCISPWNFPLAIFTGQIAAALAAGNSVLAKPAEQTPLIAAQGVAILLEAGVPAGVLQLLPGRGETVGAQLTGDSRVRGVMFTGSTEVASLLQRNIADRLDPQGRPTPLIAETGGLNAMIVDSSALTEQVVVDVVSSAFDSAGQRCSALRVLCLQEDVADHTLQMLRGAMAECRMGNPGRLTTDIGPVIDAEAQQNIEKHIQAMRAKGRTVFQAVRENSVDAREWQSGTFVAPTLIELESFDEMKKEVFGPVLHVVRYSRNNLESLIKQINAAGYGLTLGVHTRIDETIAQVTGSAHVGNMYVNRNMVGAVVGVQPFGGEGLSGTGPKAGGPLYLYRLLASRPENALQTTFNRHDAETPVDASLKSDLQVAHQALSEWATNREELKAVCQQFGGLAQSGTLRVLPGPTGERNTYALLPRERILCVADDERDALVQLAAVTSVGSRVLWADDSLHRDLVKQLPKAVQQQVDFARQEDLLKQPFEAVIYHGDSDQLRKLCEAVAARTGAIVSVQGFARGESNILLERLYVERSLSVNTAAAGGNASLMTIG comes from the coding sequence ATGGGCACCACCACGATGGGCGTAAAACTGGATGAAGCGACGCGCGAGCGCATTAAAGAGGCCGCCTCGCGCATTGACCGCACCCCACACTGGCTGATTAAGCAGGCGATTTTTAATTACCTTGAGCGACTGGAAAGCAGCGATGAACTGCCTGAGCTGCCAGCCCTGCTGGCCGGGGCGGCCAATGAGAGTGAAGAATCTCCGGTGCAGCCTGAAGAAGTGGCGCAGCCGTTCCTCGACTTTGCCGAGCAAATTCTGCCGCAGTCCGTCAGCCGGGCCGCAATTACCGCCGCGTGGCGTCGCCCTGAAACCGACGCAGTCCCGATGATCCTTGAGCAGGCTCGCCTGGCCCCGGCCATCGCCGAACAGACGCAAAAGCTGGCTTACCAGCTGGCCGACAAGCTGCGCAACCAGAAAACGGCTTCCGGCCGCGCGGGCATGGTTCAGAGCCTGCTGCAGGAGTTCTCCCTGTCTTCTCAGGAAGGCGTGGCGCTGATGTGCCTCGCGGAAGCGCTGCTGCGTATCCCGGATAAAGCCACCCGCGATGCGCTGATCCGCGACAAAATCAGCAACGGTAACTGGCACTCGCACATTGGCCGCAGCCCGTCGTTGTTCGTTAACGCGGCGACCTGGGGTCTGCTGTTTACCGGCCGCCTGGTGTCCACCCATAACGAAGCCAGCCTTTCCCGCTCCCTGAACCGCATCATCAGCAAAAGCGGTGAACCGCTGGTGCGTAAAGGCGTGGACATGGCGATGCGCCTGATGGGCGAGCAGTTCGTGACCGGCGAAACCATCGCCGAAGCGCTGGCTAACGCCCGCAAGCTGGAAGAAAAAGGCTTCCGCTATTCCTACGACATGCTGGGCGAAGCTGCGCTGACTGCCGCCGACGCGCAGGCCTATATGGTTTCCTACCAGCAGGCGATTCACGCCATCGGTAAAGCGTCCAACGGCCGCGGTATTTATGAAGGCCCGGGTATTTCCATCAAGCTTTCCGCCCTGCACCCGCGATACAGCCGCGCGCAGTACGACCGCGTGATGGAAGAGTTGTACCCACGCCTGAAGTCCCTCACGCTGCTGGCGCGCCAGTACGACGTTGGCATTAACATTGACGCCGAAGAAGCCGATCGCCTGGAGATCTCCCTCGATCTGCTGGAAAAACTCTGCTTTGAACCTGAACTGGCGGGCTGGAACGGCATTGGCTTTGTTATCCAGGCCTACCAAAAACGCTGCCCGTTTGTGATTGATTACCTGGTGGATCTGGCCACCCGCAGCCGTCGCCGTCTGATGATTCGCCTGGTCAAAGGCGCCTACTGGGACAGCGAAATCAAACGCGCCCAGGTTGACGGCCTGGAAGGCTACCCGGTCTACACCCGCAAGGTGTACACCGACATCTCCTACCTCGCCTGCGCCAAAAAACTGCTGGCCGTGCCGAACCTGATCTACCCGCAATTTGCGACCCATAACGCCCACACGCTGGCCGCGATTTATAACCTGGCCGGGCAGAACTATTACCCAGGCCAGTACGAATTCCAGTGCCTGCACGGCATGGGCGAACCGCTGTATGAGCAGGTGGTAGGGAAAATTGCCGACGGCAAACTGAACCGCCCTTGCCGTATTTACGCCCCGGTGGGTACACACGAAACGCTGCTGGCTTACCTGGTGCGCCGCCTGCTGGAAAACGGCGCTAACACCTCTTTCGTCAACCGCATTGCCGATGCCACCCTGCCGCTGGACGAGCTGGTTGCCGACCCGGTAAGCGCGGTGGAAGCCATGGCCGCCAAAGAAGGCCAGCCAGGATTACCGCACCCTAAAATCGCCCTGCCAAAAGCGCTTTACGGCGCGGAACGTACCAACTCCAGCGGCCTTGATTTGGCTAACGAACACCGCCTGGCGTCGCTTTCTTCCGCCCTGCTGAACAGCGCCGCGCAGAAATGGCAGGCCACGCCTGTGCTGGAACAGCCGGTTATTGAAGGCGAATTAACGCCGGTGAAAAACCCGGCTGAGCCAACCGACATTGTGGGCTACACCCGCGAAGCCACGAGCGAAGAGGTTTCCCTCGCGCTTGAGAATGCCGTCAATCACGCGCCAATCTGGTTTGCCACCCCGCCGCAGGAACGCGCCGCTATTCTCGAACGCGCCGCCGTGATGATGGAAAGCCGCATGCAGCAGCTGATCGGCATCCTGGTGCGTGAAGCCGGGAAAACCTTCAGCAACGCCATCGCCGAAGTGCGTGAGGCCGTGGACTTCCTGCACTATTACGCAGGCCAGGTCCGTGACGACTTCGACAATGAAACGCATCGTCCACTTGGCCCGGTGGTCTGTATCAGCCCGTGGAACTTCCCGCTGGCTATCTTTACCGGCCAGATTGCCGCCGCGCTTGCCGCCGGGAACAGCGTCCTGGCCAAGCCTGCGGAACAAACCCCGCTGATTGCCGCTCAGGGCGTGGCGATCCTGCTTGAAGCTGGCGTGCCTGCAGGCGTACTGCAGCTGTTGCCTGGCCGCGGTGAAACCGTCGGGGCACAGCTCACAGGCGACTCGCGCGTACGTGGTGTGATGTTCACCGGCTCAACTGAAGTCGCGTCTCTGCTGCAGCGTAATATCGCCGACCGCCTCGATCCTCAGGGTCGCCCAACGCCGCTGATTGCGGAAACCGGCGGCCTTAACGCGATGATCGTTGATTCCTCCGCGCTGACTGAACAGGTTGTGGTAGACGTAGTTTCTTCCGCGTTCGACAGCGCCGGGCAACGCTGCTCCGCCCTGCGCGTGCTGTGCCTGCAGGAAGACGTGGCAGACCACACTCTGCAAATGCTTCGCGGCGCCATGGCGGAATGCCGTATGGGTAACCCTGGCCGCCTGACCACCGACATTGGGCCAGTGATTGACGCTGAAGCGCAGCAGAATATTGAGAAGCACATCCAGGCGATGCGCGCCAAAGGCCGCACTGTATTCCAGGCCGTGCGTGAAAACAGCGTGGACGCGCGCGAATGGCAGTCCGGCACGTTTGTAGCGCCAACCCTCATCGAGCTGGAAAGCTTCGACGAGATGAAGAAAGAAGTGTTCGGCCCGGTGTTGCACGTGGTGCGCTACAGCCGCAATAATCTTGAGTCGCTGATTAAGCAGATCAATGCCGCAGGCTATGGCCTGACGCTCGGCGTGCATACCCGTATCGACGAGACGATTGCCCAGGTCACCGGCTCCGCCCACGTCGGCAACATGTATGTTAACCGCAACATGGTCGGCGCCGTGGTTGGCGTTCAGCCATTCGGCGGGGAAGGCCTGTCCGGCACAGGCCCTAAAGCCGGTGGTCCGCTGTACCTGTACCGCCTGCTAGCCAGCCGCCCGGAAAATGCGCTGCAAACTACCTTCAACCGCCACGATGCGGAAACCCCAGTGGATGCCTCCCTGAAGAGCGATCTGCAGGTTGCCCATCAGGCGCTAAGCGAGTGGGCGACCAACCGCGAGGAGCTGAAAGCCGTTTGCCAGCAGTTTGGCGGGCTGGCGCAAAGCGGGACGCTGCGTGTGCTGCCGGGCCCAACCGGGGAGCGCAACACCTACGCCCTGCTGCCGCGTGAACGCATTCTTTGCGTCGCCGACGATGAGCGCGATGCATTAGTGCAGCTGGCAGCAGTCACCAGCGTGGGCAGCCGCGTGCTGTGGGCGGATGACAGCCTGCATCGCGACCTGGTGAAGCAGTTGCCTAAAGCCGTGCAGCAGCAGGTTGATTTTGCCAGGCAGGAAGATCTGCTGAAGCAGCCGTTTGAGGCGGTGATTTACCACGGCGACTCCGACCAACTGCGCAAACTTTGCGAAGCCGTCGCGGCCCGCACCGGAGCAATTGTTTCCGTTCAGGGCTTCGCGCGCGGGGAAAGTAACATCCTGCTTGAGCGTCTCTACGTAGAGCGTTCTCTGAGCGTGAACACCGCTGCTGCCGGCGGCAACGCCAGCCTGATGACAATCGGTTAA